The following coding sequences lie in one Apium graveolens cultivar Ventura chromosome 1, ASM990537v1, whole genome shotgun sequence genomic window:
- the LOC141664596 gene encoding uncharacterized protein LOC141664596, whose translation MNIRKKKTQFLLFVSCYVALSVAAKSFRDMVGKAASSKTGHFSLLDCFDWSTGSVACTVKEAVKLCSNSIRDTHAELTRQKSVKNALDDAASQGLSGKQAEKHAKKEGDKAAKRADRNADRVLGPIVSSGWDFFEVMYYGGTITEGFLRAGGTLVGTYAVGFLAQQRFGRFGYLLGSTFGSWIGGRIGLLVFDIVNGVHYLLRSI comes from the exons ATGAATATTCGCAAGAAAAAAACTCAATTCTTGTTGTTTGTTTCTTGTTACGTTGCCCTCAGTGTTGCAG CTAAAAGTTTTCGGGATATGGTTGGTAAAGCGGCCTCATCCAAGACTGGGCATTTCAGTTTGCTTGATTGTTTTGATTGGAGCACTGGATCTGTTGCATGCACTGTTAAGGAGGCTGTGAAGCTCTGTTCTAATAGTATTAGAGACACTCATGCGGAGCTTACCAGGCAAAAATCAGTAAAGAATGCCCTAGATGATGCAGCATCACAAGGTTTGTCTGGCAAACAGGCAGAAAAGCATGCAAAGAAAGAAGGAGACAAAGCTGCAAAACGAGCAGATAGAAACGCTGACCGCGTTTTAGGGCCAATCGTTTCTAGTGGATGGGATTTTTTTGAAGTGATGTATTATGGAGGAACAATAACAGAGGGATTCCTTAGAGCTGGTGGAACTTTGGTTGGTACGTACGCTGTTGGTTTTCTTGCTCAGCAAAGGTTTGGAAGGTTCGGTTATTTGTTAGGAAGTACATTCGGCAGTTGGATTGGAGGGAGGATTGGATTATTGGTTTTTGACATAGTAAATGGAGTGCATTACCTCCTCCGGTCTATATAA
- the LOC141720042 gene encoding uncharacterized protein LOC141720042 has product MYLFHLKVPFLMVHNKSSIFLYVLMTMSLESFVSTAPLDTSSSAKEINEDNVPPVEETARMKKARLAGLDTRGKATEPIFLRKHKEPMGEASTEGAEGHSAPTTAVAPVAAATGAFQPLWGFRRGDTVVGSTKHAWDWSYHGVTPKDFTDVVATPDLERIKLMGAQSLASYNAYFQGVVRQADSWKRASDKADNALRRQQKKYAALEKKFKRKEEELGESNAELVVLRVEKDKAIDNYLDSEEFSQSMRIRDDSVFPEFFRTGWDTALGTVNEACPDINLADYVCPDDEALLQRFHTRVVVSDHVPQDPLLPPPESSSRPAEDDSSSSSSETTETSSESGGDDDMDAEGTSAP; this is encoded by the exons ATGTATTTATTTCATCTTAAAGTTCCTTTTTTGATGGTGCACAACAAATCATCAATCTTTTTGTATGTGCTTATGACAATGTCACTGGAATCCTTCGTCAGTACTGCCCCTTTGGATACTTCCTCGT ctgctaaggagatcaacgaggacaATGTACCTCccgttgaagagactgctaggatgaaaaAAGCTCGCCTTGCAGGCCTGGACACTCGAGggaaggccacggagcctatcttcttgaggaaacacaaggagcctatgggggaggcttcaactgagggagctgagggccacAGTGCTCCTACCACTGCTGTTGCTCCTGttgctgctgccacaggcgccttccagcctctctggggattccgccgaggggataccgtggttggatccacgaagcatgcttgggattggtcctaccatggcgtgactcccaaggattttactgatgtggtggccacccctgatcttgagaggataaagctcatgggagctcagtctctggcttcg tataacgcctattttcaaggtgTTGTGAGGCAAGCCGAttcatggaagcgggcttctgacaaggccgacaatgccctcaggaggcagcagaagaagtatgctgctctggagaagaagttcaagcgcaaggaggaagaacttgGAGAATCCAatgccgagctggtggtacttcgggtagagaaggataaagctatagataactacctggactcggaggagttttcccagtctatgaggattagggatgactcagtcttccccgagttttttaggactggttgggacacggcccttgggaccgtgaacgaggcttgtcctgatattaacctggcggactatgtctgtcctgatgacgaggctttgctacagaggtttcatactcgagtagttgtctcggatcacgtccctcaggacccgcttcttcctcctcccgagtcttcttccagacctgctgaggatgacagctcttcttcctcctccgagacgacagagacatctagcgagagtggaggggatgatgatatggatgccgagggcacctcagctccttag